The following DNA comes from Occultella kanbiaonis.
TTGTTCGCGGTGATGACGCCGGCGCCGGTGCGGAGCGCCTCGAGGATCAGGGTCCGGGCCGGCTCGATGCCGCCCATCACCTCCACGACCAGGTCGGCGCCGGCGATCAGCGCGGCCGGGTCGTCGGTGAGCAGGTCCCGGGGCACGACCGGGTCCCGCGCGGTGTCCAGCGAACGGACCGCGATCCCGGTCAGCTCGAGGTCGGCCCCGGTACGCGCCGAGAAGTCGGCGGTGTGCTCGAGGAGGCGGCGGACCACCTCCGTACCGACCACGCCGCAGCCGAGGACGGCGACACGCAGGGAGGCGGGGGCGTCGTTCATGATCTCCTTCGGCGTGCACACGCACGCACTGTTTCGCTCGGGGGTTGCCTCAGGATAGGACTCCGCGGCGCGGTTGCGGGCAGGGCGTCGAGGAGTGGACACCACCCCTCAGCCCATGTCGAGGGCGAGCACATCCTCGATCGTCTCCCGCCGCACGATCTCGCGGGCCTGCCCGTCGGCGACGGCGACCACGCCGGCCCGCGGGAGCAGGTTGTAGTTGCTCGCCATCGATCGTCCGTAGGCGCCGGTGGCGGGCACCGCGAGCAGGTCGCCGGCGGCGACGTCCGCGGGCAGCGCCACGTCCCGGACCACGATGTCCCCGCTCTCGCAGTGCTTGCCGACGACCCGGGCGGTCACCGCGGGTGCGGTCGATGCACGCGAGACAAGCTCGGCGTGGTAGTCCGCGTCGTAGAGCGCGGTGCGGATGTTGTCGCTCATGCCGCCGTCGACGGACACGTACAGCCGGCTCCCGCCGTCGTCGAGGACCACCGGCTTGACGGTGCCCACGGTGTAGAGCGTGATCATCGTCGGCCCGACGATCGCCCGGCCCGGCTCGAAGGACAGCCGCGGCAGCGTGGTCCCGAGCGCCTGCGCCTCGGTGGCCAGCAGCCCGGCCAGGTCCGTGGCCAGGGCGGCCACGTCCACCCCCTCCTCGCCGGGGACGTAGGCGATGCCGAAGCCGCCGCCGAGGTCCACCTCGGGCACCAGCTCGCCGGTGCGGTCGGCGAACTCGGCCCGCAGGCCCAGCAGCGCGCGAGCGGCCTCGCCGAAGCCCGCCGGATCCAGGATCTGGGAGCCGATGTGGGAGTGCAGGCCGAGCAGGTCGAGCCGGTCGTCGGCGTGGATCCGTTCCATGGCGTCCAGGGCGGCCCCGCTGGCCAGCGAGAGCCCGAACTTCTGGTCCTCGTGCGCGGTGGCGATGAACTCGTGCCCGCCGGCGTGCACGCCGGTGGTGACCCGCACCATGACCGGCGCCCGGACCCCGAGCTCGGCGGCGATCGAGCCGACGAGCTCGATCTCGGGCAGGGAGTCGATGACGATCCGGCCCACGCCGTGGCCGAGCGCGAGGGCGATCTCCGCGGCGGACTTGTTGTTCCCGTGCAGGCCGATGTCCGCCCCGGGGATGCCGGCGGCGATCGCGGTGGCCAGCTCACCGTGGGCCGCGGTGTCGATGCGCAGCCCCTCGGCGTGCACCCAGCGCGCCACGGCGGTGCTCAGGAACGCCTTGCTCGCGTAGTAGACGTCGACATCCACGCCGAGCGGGGCGAACGCCCGGACGAACGCCTCCCGGTATCGGGCGGCCCGCGCGCGCAGGTCCGCCACGTCGAGCAGGAACGACGGCGTCCCGTAGGTCCCGGCGAGTTCGGTCACCGACATCCCGGCGAGGCGGAGCACGCCGTCGGTCACGGTCACGTTCGCGGGCCATAGCTGGGGGTCGGTCGGGTGCGTCACAGGTGCTCCGGAGCGTCGAGGCCGAGGATCGCCAGCCCACCGGCCAGGACCGGGGTGGCAGCGTCGTTCAGGCAGAGTCGGGATCGGTGCGCCGAGGTTATCGCCCCAGCGCCACGTGGGGTCACCCTGGTCGTCTCGAACCAGGCACGGTGGGCGGCAGCGGTGCGATCCAGGTGCGCGATCACCGGGTCGGGTCGGTGCGTCTCGTGGACCCGGGCGGCCGCATCGCGGGAGCCGGCGAGGCAGAGGATGAGTTCGCGAGCCCCGGACTCCTCGACCAGGTCCTCGAGCGCGGGCCCGCGAGCGACGTCGCCGGCCGGCCACGGCAGCACGCCGTGGGCGTGGGCGGACCGAGTGAGGTTGCGGGCGCGGGCGTGCGCGAGACGGGCCGCGGCGGCGCGCGCGGGCGGAACCGGGAGGCAGGTCGATGCGTCGAGAGCCGCCGGGGCACGGTGGGCGTCGAGCAGGTCCTCGACCACGCCCGCGAGCGCCGCGGAGGTGACCGACACCAGCACGTGACCGTCCCGTGCCCACGCGTCCGCGACGCCGTCGGCACCACGGACCTCCGCAGCCAGGGCGAGCGCCAGCGGCTCGGCGAGGTCCGCCCGGTCGAGCCGCTGGGCCAGGATCCGAGCGGCCGCGCTCGTGAAGTCGGCGCGCTGCCCGCGCGCCGTCGGGCGCTGGGCCCGGAACGCCCGCGGCTCGCCGGCCGCGAGCGTCGTGGCCGTGCCGGGCGGCGCGGCCGCGGAGCCCGTCAGACCGAGCAGCCGGACGCCGTCGGGCCGTCCCAGAATCCGGGCGAGCCCGGCTTCGAGGGCAACGCCCACCTCCTCCTGCCACACGCCGCGAGCGTAACGCTCGCGGCGTGTGCGACGGTGCCCCACCCGATCGACCCGGCCGATCGGGATCGTGCGATCAGACCGGCAGACCCAGGTAGAAGTCGAACGCCGCGTTGTCCTGCGCGGGTCCGGTCACGTGGAAGACCACCGCGGTGTCGTACCACCAGACGATGTCGAGGGTGGTGCCGTCGGAGAAGTCCAGCCGGGTGCCGCTCTGGTCCTCCTCCCAGACGTAGGACTCGTAGATCTGCTCGCCCAGCGTCGCGGACAGCTCGGCGGCGTACGCGTCCG
Coding sequences within:
- a CDS encoding DALR anticodon-binding domain-containing protein; translated protein: MWQEEVGVALEAGLARILGRPDGVRLLGLTGSAAAPPGTATTLAAGEPRAFRAQRPTARGQRADFTSAAARILAQRLDRADLAEPLALALAAEVRGADGVADAWARDGHVLVSVTSAALAGVVEDLLDAHRAPAALDASTCLPVPPARAAAARLAHARARNLTRSAHAHGVLPWPAGDVARGPALEDLVEESGARELILCLAGSRDAAARVHETHRPDPVIAHLDRTAAAHRAWFETTRVTPRGAGAITSAHRSRLCLNDAATPVLAGGLAILGLDAPEHL
- the lysA gene encoding diaminopimelate decarboxylase — encoded protein: MTHPTDPQLWPANVTVTDGVLRLAGMSVTELAGTYGTPSFLLDVADLRARAARYREAFVRAFAPLGVDVDVYYASKAFLSTAVARWVHAEGLRIDTAAHGELATAIAAGIPGADIGLHGNNKSAAEIALALGHGVGRIVIDSLPEIELVGSIAAELGVRAPVMVRVTTGVHAGGHEFIATAHEDQKFGLSLASGAALDAMERIHADDRLDLLGLHSHIGSQILDPAGFGEAARALLGLRAEFADRTGELVPEVDLGGGFGIAYVPGEEGVDVAALATDLAGLLATEAQALGTTLPRLSFEPGRAIVGPTMITLYTVGTVKPVVLDDGGSRLYVSVDGGMSDNIRTALYDADYHAELVSRASTAPAVTARVVGKHCESGDIVVRDVALPADVAAGDLLAVPATGAYGRSMASNYNLLPRAGVVAVADGQAREIVRRETIEDVLALDMG